The Corythoichthys intestinalis isolate RoL2023-P3 chromosome 2, ASM3026506v1, whole genome shotgun sequence DNA segment TGTAAAGTCATTTTCCCAAATACCGTTAAAACACAGTATATCGTTAAAAACACAGCATACTGCAGCTCCTCAATTGCCTGCTCTTTACTTTGAATTCTGGTAATACATGGTTTTTCCTGGATTAGACTACtaatgttaaatatttttacattaccaagactgtaaaataagtctggtaatggcaatcctgctgacggacttttaccgtatttttttttttataaatacaggaatcaactgtttttctggattacggactattactgtgaaacatttttacaataccaagactgtaaaataacagtcTGGTAATGGTAATCCTGCTGACagacttttactgtattttctataaatacagcaatcaacagtttttctgGAAAACAGACTATTACTGTGAAGCATTTTTgcattaccaagactgtaaaataacagtatATATATGGCAACCCTGTTGCCAGCTCTTTACCGTTATTTTACACTGAAATTTTTTAGTGTACTAGAAAATtactgtttttagttatttcaccttttttgtaagtacataattccacacgtgttcattcatagttttattaccttcagtgagaatttacaatgtaaaaagttatgaaaataaagaaaatgcatGAATGAAAAGGTGTGACCAAACTTTAGGCCTGTGCTGTAGAtatagtcatgtgaaaaaattcggataccccatgaaatattcagttctttattaagaaatgttcagatatgaatgtctgatcttgtttttatttatctctggaaaataaagtgatttaattgcaggtaaacaacaaaaattatatttggtttaatgagtaaaacaatgttatcaagaaaaaaagcatattctaactgaggaaaaagttaggacacccttccACCTAAAAGctggtgttaccccctttggccgaaataacttcagtgggaTGCTTTTtgcagccatctaccagtctttgacatcggtctgaagaaagtttgcccctttCCTCAAcgaagaatactttcagctgtgaaatGTTTGagaggtttcttgcatgtacagcccgtttcaagtcatcccacagcatctcaatgggattaagatctgggctttaactcggccatttcaggactctgtatttcttccttttcagccagtccttcgcggatttactggtatcttttgggtcattgtcatgttgctgggtccagtttcgcttcagctttgatttttttcacagatgatctcacatgttcctcaagcaccctctgatacacgatagaattcatggtggattctatgataatgagctggccaggtcctgctgcagcaaagtatccccaaaccatgacacttctacCTTCATGCTTCACAGCTGGTATGAAGttattttcctggaatgctgtattgggtttacgccaaacacgtCCTCTGTTtttgtgtccaaataattcaattttagattcatctgtccaaagaacattattccagaagtcctggtctttgtctgcattcactctggcaaacttcagtttggccttcatgtttttttagagagcaaaggtttttcctccttgcacatcccccatgaaggttaaacttgtgaagtctctgattgtagaggcatgcacttttacatcaacagtagcaagagcttgctgtaggtcccgtgatgacattttagggtttaggAGATTTCTATCAGCATCCTGCGGTCTGCTcttgggtgaacttgcttggatgaccagacctgggcatgttggcagttgttttgaatgtcctccacttgtagactattttccggacagtggaatggctgattttatattcttttgagatattttgaaatcccttaccagacacaTAAGAATATACAatgttctttctgaaggcctcagacagctcctttgatgtcactatggtgttttctctcacttcatcattcaggggcacaccaaactagatgtgaggtttaaataaggcaagccttcttcaaaacactgggtaatgatgttctaatcatgtgcacctgatgtgatatccctgtgtgattttagccattttaagtaggATTGAATgtaggggtgtcctaatttattcctcaacagaaattgaatTTGTTTagaattacattttacagaaatttatatatatagaatttatatatatagaatttttttttcagtttttaaatgtttagttctattacttgaattgtaaaaattgttaaaattgatattaaatatccatatgaccaaatatgttagaaaacacacaggcttccatagggtgtcctaattttttcacatgactatatactgtatatattggtCTGAATAAAAcctgtctctctctctttttatttatttattttttgtttttcttgggtTAGAAGACTAGCAGCAGAAAGTAGAAAAACGCTTCTCCGTTTGGGAATAAAGCAGGTTTTGTTCACCTCAATTATTTAACCCTTTAGAGGGCTGGGGACGTTTTGTTAACTGGAAAAATCTTTAGTGTTTTAAAAATTTTCGTAAATAATTGTGATTGTATTTTCATATTCTttttataaatacatttattagatgttaatgaaaacaatatttaaatcaaaatgaataaaaacagaaatacactcagGTTATGGCCCCTATTTTTCAATTTCAAGATTTGAACAAaagcataaataaataaaaagtaaaacacactGAAGTTGAttaacgcccccccccccaacctatAATTTGTTTTACAACTCTTTGGCCGCCATTGACATTcagtttatttaaatatttaaataaataaaaatagccagAAGAACAATCAACAATGCAaaccaaaaaataataaacaaaataataaacacAAATATGCCAGGGGGTATAAATATTCCAAACATTGCAcatcagagaaaaaaaacaataatacagcAAGCAATTATTCATAAAAAAGTTTTAGCTTTTCACAAGCATTAATTATTTCCACCGCTTTCAGAttctttgactttttttaacagaTTCATGTAGCAAACAGTTTCATTATAAAAGTGAGAGAAAGACGGTAACAGcttgctaaatttacatttgtgGAGGTAGAATTTTGATAACAAAATGAGTAGAttagtaatgaaaaaaaattcacacctGAGTGTATTATagaaacaaaaaatgacattttcccaCTTGATTTTGAGGTCCACATGTAGATTCCTGTCAATGAACTTGCAAAAATCTTTCCAAAATTTAATGCAAAAAGAACAGGTCCAAAAAGGTGCTGAactgtctctggatgatttccaCAGAAGGAACAGTTTGTATCAATGTCACCTCTTAATTCTTTTCATGTAGTGGTTGGCAGGATAGCATCTACGAATAATTTTGAAAGAGACTTCTTTGACCTTATTAGTCAACATGAACATGTTGGGGATAGTCTATATCTTTGACCAAATGATATCACCAACAAATTGATTCCAAAAAGATTTAAGATACGGAGTGGATCTAAGTCGATTCTGATAAAGTGATcgaacatacagtgccctccagtattttttagcttctaattttttttcttcttctaaataatatgggaccttaatggggggaaaaaaagagaaaaatccaaccttcaatacaagtgcatttattcagtggggggaaaaaatcccacataaagaaataattatttgacatcaaataatgtgtgtcacaattattagcacccctggtgttaatactttgtacaacccccttttgccaacaaaacagcaccttatcttctcctataatgtttcacaaaatgggaaaagacagaaagagggatcttcagccattcctctttgcagaatctctctaaatcatccagagacctgggtcctctcctctgtagtctcctcttcagctcaccccacaggttttcaatggggttgaggtctggggactgagatggccatgggaggagcttgattttgtgtctggtgaaccatttctgtgtagatttggccatatgtttgggtcattgtcttgctgacagacccagtgatgacccatcttcagctttcgggcagagggcaacagattttgatttagaatgtcctggtatttcaaagcatccaTGATgctatgcaccctaacaaggttcccagggcctttggaagtgaaacagccccacagcatcactgacccacccccatacttcacagtgtgtatgaggtgctgtctacatgCCAACAAGTTGTTttggaggcatgcacggagaaaacctttcctcactcacaatctaaaacgcaaacgtctggagttcgccaagtggtattggggcttcaactgcgaccgtgtgctttggtcagatgagaccaagattgagattTTTggaaacaaacactctaagtgagtctggcgtgccacgaaagatgcgcatggtgaaaagcacctcatacccaatgtgaagtatgggggtgggtcagtgatgctgtggggctgtttcgcttccaaaggccctgggaaccttgttagggtgcatggcatcatgaatgctttgaaataccaggatattttaaatcaaaatctgttgccctctgcccgaaagctgaagatgggtcgtcactgggtctttcagcaagacaatgaccctaaacatatggccgaatctacacagaaatggttcaccagacacaaaatcaagctcctcccaagaccatctcagtccccagacctcaaccccattgaaaacctgtggggtgagctgaagaggagagtacagaggagacgaCCCAGGtctgaatggctgaagatccctctttctgtcttttcccattttgtgaaacattataggagaagattaggtgctgttttgttggcaaaagggggttgtacaaagtattaacaccaggggtgctaataattgtgacacatttttttatgtcaaataatgttttctttatgtgggatttttttcccactgaataaatgcacttgtattgaaggttggatttttctcttttttccattaaggtcccatattatttaggggggggggggggggggttgtaagaagctaaaaaacacataattattataaatccaataattatggagggcactgtatctatTCGAATTTTTGTTATGTAGCAAACACAATTTCCCCACACTTCAGTTCATTTAGATGGCTGTGGACGCTCTTCTTTCAGTGACGTTCAATCCAGGCGCTGGAAGCGATCATTCGCTGCGAACCGCTCATCGTCTAAATGCATTTTACGCCTAACGCTGTCAATAGAATTAGTTACATGATTAATAACGCGTAAACTTTTAGTCCATCGTTTCAGGAATTTCATCACAGCGATTCAGACTTTCTGTTTAAACAGAAGGTGACGCTATTGCACATGAGTAATTTATTTCAGCATTGATAGAAGAAGAGGAAGAATATGTCTCCCTTTCGGAAGTTCTCGGCTCCTCGGAAATCTTCGGCACTTTCCGGACATCCGCTCGTTCTTGCCGATCCTCCCTGTCGTCGTACGCCTCGTCCTCCTCTCGGTGTTGTTGTTCTCGGTGACGCGACGGAGGTGTAGCCTGACGCGGTCTCTTACGTGTCGGTCTGAATAAAAGTGGAGCTCCGTAGACCCGGGAGTGACGAAGCGAGTCTGTGTTGGTAAGAGGATACGCATCCGATCTTTGCTAGACAGTTAGATGGCTACCCGCAACGTTTATTTGCGGCTTGTATCCGCACAACGCCAACAAAGAAATCATGGCGGCGGCGTTGCAGAGGCTCACTAAAATGAGTCAGTCGTTGCAAtgcttgcaaaaaaaaagagagagaaaatCTCAGACTTAGACGGAGACTCGGctacatttaaataaaaataaaattcattacAGTGTTGGACTAAGTCACAGAAGCagattttattttacatttgagacaataCATTGTTTGGAATAAACATGCAGCATATAAACTTGTACACAGCCATCCTGTAGATTTTTCCCTCGCAAATACCCAATGACAGCAACTTTACAATAGAAGACAAATTAAAGCTTTTGGATTGATTTATAGCGGCGCACCTTAATGTGGACCACAAACGAATCGCAGTGGGGATGCAAAAGCAGAAAACGTCCGTTTGAAGCGGAATGAACAGTTAATACATTCCTTTTAGCTTGTTAGCACGCTAACGATGCAACGGTGGCTAGCGACATGCTGCATACACCGGCTAACAAAACAACACAGTACATAAATTTGGGCTTGGACCACTTTACCAACCCAGCTCATCACGCTCatttatcatcattattatttcaCTTTGTGAAAAATGAAACACTTACTCGCATGTTAAGAAAGCCACACCCTCCTTTGAGATGCCTATGAAGTTGCTGAGATAAAGCGCCTTCCTTCAGTTTTCAACTCTGCACATTAACATTGATGAAAATAAATTGGGGATCATGCGTTTGCATTCAATATATTTTCTTTCATTGTGCAGATTTTAAATGACAATGGAAGCTTGTGCAGATACACAGCAAAGTGGTGAACCGGTTACGAAGCAGGAGCCTGAGATTGCCCTGGCCCAGGTAACATCACATCACCACTGATGGCTGAAAATGTCTTACTAAGCAGAAAGTTTATGACTGAGTTGGTTGTCCTGGTCGCAGGCCTCCATAGCAACAGGCCAGGTGACATCCAGCAGTCCCACAGTGGCCTTGGTGCAGTTGCCGAACGGCCAAACCGTCCAAGTTCACGGGGTGATTCAAGCGGCCCAGCCTTCAGTCATCCAGCCCCCTCAGGTCCAAGCAGTTCAGGTGCGCGCCAAATAACTTATGTGAATGTCATcaaaacacaataaaatgtaaaattgcAAATGGAGAGTGCTTATATTGtgcatgtacacatttttaCTGTGCCTAAAGCGCTTAACACTAGCTCACATTCACCTattcattcacacatcaatggggctgctgccatgcaaggagcTGCCAACCCACTAGGAGCAAATTAGGGTTCCGTGACTTGCGCAACGGTACTTTCACAGTTGGCAGTCGTAGTCAGGATTCGAACCGTTGACCCTTTACCCCCAAAACAACTCGAGCTACCAACTGCACTACGGCCGCTACTGGAATTTAAGACATTTGTTTTGTCTATGCAGATTTCAACGGTTGGTGAGAGTGAAGATTCTCAGGAGTCTGTTGACAGCGTCACAGATTCTCAGAAGAGGAGAGAGATTCTGTCCAGACGACCTTCATAtaggtttgttgttgttgttttttcttcaaataCTTTTCACACTACCTTTTTGAAACTGGTTGTTGGGGGTTTTTTGGAAGGGGAGTGGGGTGGTATACATTTGTATTAAGTTCACTTGTACATAGgcttgtcgcgataacaaattttagtgtgcgataatttattcaataaattattacgatatgcgatattattgcgccctcccccccaattttttaaaaaaaccaatttaaaataacacagtgagaatactgtATATTGGTAGGTCAaatacacccatttaaatgtgataaatgtttattcttgaattcaaaaatactttttcagaaatcacaactaaaaatagACCATgcttcttttaagtaaaagacaacaacattaataccgcacaaaaacacagaataaataaaatgtctttttcaaaaaaaaaaaaaaaagaaattgcacttaataacttaagcatttaggcaaatgaaaacttttcccctcatagcttctgctatggcgttccatgtgtaatattctgattgtaCGTTTTCCAAGGCACCCTGAAGCGCACGCAATggtgctgttgtttttttcatgagACGCAGCAGTGAGAGAGAGATAGAGAGACACAGCCTGCTGAGTGTCGAGAGCCACAGGTTATGGAAGTGTTGGCgccgtgtgttaataaaaaacaaagttgtcagcacgtagtGAGTTCGATATCATTGCCGGAaaaacataataggacaccggcaaaaatagaaaatagcctaaaaCATCCAGCGGGCTCCAGAACactggagatggtccgcagccaatccagagcactgacgcggccggtaaatGTTCAACAATAGatagaagatgcattttgcgtagttgataacaaggaagccgaacttctAACAGCACAACTGCCGCACGTGCAcgcaaggcgataaatcgcagcggaaaaatgatcgccttcatttttatttactgtgcgataaatggaattattgcatattgtgataggcTTACTTGTACATTTGTATATCTGACACTAAAAAGTCGGTTCCTCACCACTCATGAACCTCACCACACATCATAACTTAAGCATGTTTTTGATACAGCTTCGCAAATTTGAattatattcaataaacatctttgttttaaaaatttaacCAAACGTGCAGGGAGGTCTAAGGCTCAGCAGCATGATTTTTAAACACCTGAACCAAAATTAACTTCAAGATTACAACTGCTAAAAACTTTTCCAATATTTCCATATTATTCAAATGTTAATTCTTCACTCATTTTAAAGTTAGAAGAGTAAAAAAATGCAGTTCCTATGGTCAGCAGCATTTCTTAACGTTCATTTTAGGGACGTAGCTTCATCAAAATACCCTAGTTTAATTTagaatgacatttttttcagcTGAAGGATAATGAacttaaaaacgtttttaaacgCTTGATGTGTGGCAAAATTCTGAATACTGATAATTGGCTCTGCCATTAATCAGTTTGTCTTTATTCTATTTAATCTCTGTAGTTGTTTGCTTTACTCTTTAGGAAAATCCTAAACGATCTATCATCAGACGCTCCAGCTGTTGCATGCATTGAGGAAGAAAAGTCTGAAGACGACTCAGCCCCGGCCATCACCACAGTCACCATGCCTACGCCCATCTATCAAACCAGCAGTGGCCAGTACAGTATGTTTACTACACAATGGCATATTGTAATGCAAATTTTGAGAAGGCTGACATGTAAAAAATAATTTCCCATGTGCAGTTGCCATCACCCAGGGAGGAGCCATTCAATTGGCCAATAATGGGACAGATGGTGTTCAGGGCCTGCAAACGCTGACAATGGCCAATGCTGCCACTGCTCAACCTGGCGCCACGATCCTGCAATATGCCCAGACCAGTGATGGGCAGCAGATCCTCTTGCCCAGCAACCAGGTGGTTGTAcaaggtaagaaaaaaaaaagttgtttctttaGATGTTATGTTAGTTACCATTTGCACCCCTTCCCCTCCCCATTCAGCCGCCTCTGGAGATGTTCAGGCATATCAGATCCGCACAGCACCAACCAGCACTATCATGGCGACCTCACCTGCATTGGGTACAGGAACGGGAACGGAAGAAGTCACACGTAAAAGGGAGGTGCGACTTATGAAAAACAGGTACGCTGCTAATGATCCTGAAACCTAGCATCTCAAAATTAAAGAATTCTcagacattttttcccccacttctCATCCAGGGAGGCTGCTCGTGAGTGTCGCAGGAAGAAGAAGGAGTACGTCAAATGTTTGGAGAACCGTGTAGCGGTGCTTGAGAACCAGAACAAAACCCTTATTGAGGAACTTAAAGCCCTCAAAGACTTGTACTGCCACAAATCTGAGTAGGCGCACCATTAAATCGCCCTCCACGGGCCCGCCCATGTACAGAGACTCCGCTAAGAGCCATGCATATGGATGCCACCCTACCTTTTCTACTTATTctgctttctaaaaaaaaaaaaaaaacaggaaatttaTTATGTGGCCCAGTTGGCAAAATATATTGTCAGTTAAAAATTAGAATTCTGTTCTGATGACATACTAAGCGGAATGGTCCTCAGAGGACGCTTATTAATGGAATGACCAAAGGGATTCTGGCACAGATTTTTGAACTGGAGGTGTCATGCAagaagtcattggcactaatgaTTGAGCGATTCGCCCTCCGTGGTGGTGCCCAGATCACTTGGGGCGCCAGCGTCATTCAAAGTGCGCAAAATCTGAGTTGCTTTACAAAAGTTTGACGGTGTACACGACTTTTCCTTCATCAGTTTTTATCTTTGAGCGGAGTTTCTGCTCAAATTGCCATTACCCTGTTTGTTAGCTTACTTTACCTTGCTACATGAACAAAAATGCCTACCATTTGGGTTTTCATGTTTAACGCAGCAGAAAAGACAAGCAAtcgttggcttttttttttttaaagtgacatTTCATGTCCAACCTGAATACAGCAGggtcattattttttgttttgtatttttactCAACTGCATCATTTTTTAAGAGTTCCACGCATCTGTGTTTGCAATAAACAAGGTCTGTTAGACCATAAATAGTAAAAGATGGGGAAAATGCGGAGAAAAAATTGACAGTGTGTGTGATACAAGTAgtgtgaaatgtttttttgtaatgtGGCTTTGATTCTAATCATTGCTtgatgtcattatttttttaaaataaaaaacaaaaataatgagcCCTGCCTACAGCTTATGCAATAGATACACCATCACAGATAGTCTGTGATGATGTATTGTTACAGTTATTGAGATGAAGTTGTATACAGTATGCACTTTTCCTTGCTAAAACAATCCAGATATATGAAGTTTGACAGAAAAGTTCCACACAAAGCCTAGTCTGGTGCATTGAGAGGTTCTGCCGGCACTTTTCTGAAGAGGATAAAGGAAATGCTTCAAGATCTCTTTTGAGATGTATTTGTTGAACCTGTGTTAAAAAGGGAAAGTAAGtcatttgaatttgaaataCCATTTTGTGACACCGGTCCTTGAACTTTTCTGACAAACCTTGTACGTCACATTTTAAAGCGAAGCACTGGGGAAACTAGATGCTGCAATTGATCACAAAAATGTTATGGGAGtgcttttctgttttgttttcattgatTATGGCATATCTGAAATTGACAAGGTGTGCTGGACATCAAATTTGACTGTTGGTCAAACATGCTGCAAAAAGGATTGTAAAGGGCAACCAACCCAGGATGAAAATTTTGGTCAGAGATATTGTGTATCGTCAGTCCATTACATTTCAATTGGCTTTTCATGAATTTTGTCCATGCCAACTTGTATGATACATTATGTTAGAGCTGTTACATTTTGGCAGCTGTTAATAAATGTGTTTCTGGTAAGCTTGaattaaaacatttattcaGATGTTATGCGTTTCAAAAATAGATCATAAATCGCACCTGGGTAGTTGTTTAC contains these protein-coding regions:
- the LOC130910587 gene encoding cyclic AMP-responsive element-binding protein 1-like; this translates as MTMEACADTQQSGEPVTKQEPEIALAQASIATGQVTSSSPTVALVQLPNGQTVQVHGVIQAAQPSVIQPPQVQAVQISTVGESEDSQESVDSVTDSQKRREILSRRPSYRKILNDLSSDAPAVACIEEEKSEDDSAPAITTVTMPTPIYQTSSGQYIAITQGGAIQLANNGTDGVQGLQTLTMANAATAQPGATILQYAQTSDGQQILLPSNQVVVQAASGDVQAYQIRTAPTSTIMATSPALGTGTGTEEVTRKREVRLMKNREAARECRRKKKEYVKCLENRVAVLENQNKTLIEELKALKDLYCHKSE